The sequence AAGATTCTTTGGAGCGAAAATGGTGTCTTGCAGTCTGTGTTAGAAAAAGTGCCATTATCTGTCTTTCAAGGATTAATGAATGAATTAAAGCGGTTTGGCTCTTTACCTGTCACCAAACTAGAGGAACCAAAACAGATAGAGAAAGAATGTTTATATAAACAAGAACGTTTGCTATTGCGCTTGCGAATTATGCTGGGAATGCACGGTGAAGAAGCAACCTTGCAAGTATTACGAGGAGCAGCACTAAAGTTTTACCAACAACAGATGGTAACACGTCTGAGTCGTGATGCCTTGGGTATTTCTCAACAACTTAGCTACAAATTACATGAACTACAAGAAAGGCTTCTTCTCAATCATAATATTAGTTCTAGTCAGTTAGATAATTTTAATGTTCTCAATCAAACATTGTATAATTTAGAACAATATATTAGAAAGCTAGAAGTAGAAACTTTAAAACCCTCGATAGATAGGCAAGAATTACGTTAGTGGTTAGTAGTTAGTTGCTAACGGCTAATAGCTAATTGTTAATTGTTAGTAGTTAGTGATTCTTTTCCTCTTTCCCACTCCACCGCCTGTCCACTATCCTTTCGGTGAAATCGCTGATTTCGATACCGTAGTTTTGTGTTGTAATTAACTCTAGACCTATGAATCTGAACATACTTGGTTAAGTATATGTAAAAGTTTTAATTACAACTCCAGCAATATTACAGTATGCAATACCTGTATCACCCATATCAGTAAATTACTATTTTTACTTCCGAACCATTTTTAACAAATATTTCATGTACACAGAGGTTTTCAGTGAACTCTTCCCTTTGATGAGTACAGCCAATCCACAAACTCTGGAATGGTTGCTGTCTATAGCCGTAGAACACGAATATCCCACTGGAAGAGCCGTTTTGATGGAAGATGCCTGGGGGAATGCAGTTTACTTTGTGGTTTCTGGTTGGGTAAAAGTTCGGCGCACTGTAGGAGAAGGTTCTGTAGCCTTGGCTATTTTAAGTCGAGGCGATTTTTTTGGAGAAATGGCTATTTTGGATGAATCTCCTCGCTCAACAGATGTGATTGCTCTTTCTCCTGTGAAATTATTGAGCGTTGCCAGAGAAAAATTTATTCAAATCTTGTTTAAAGATCCCCAGTTACATCATCGGATGTTGCAGCTAATGGTACGACGACTGCGGCACGCTAACGTTCGCTTGCAAATGCGCTCCAGCCCGCCAGCTGTCAAACTTGCCCATACTCTTGTAAGTTTAGGTGAAAACTACGCTCACCAAACAGCAAAGGGAAAAGAAATTTTTCATATTCCCTTTAAGGATTTAGCAGATGTGACAGAAATCGGAGTTGAAGAAACCACTAAAATCATGGAAAAACTACATGAAAAAGGTTGGATCAAAATTGACACCGTAAATCAAGCAATTTTTCTCGTCAATTTCCGACAATTAATGAATTTGGCTGGTAAAGTTTAATAGTATGGGCTTTCATGCCGTTTGTCCGTACAGGAGTTATGAGTTAGGAGTTATGAGTTAAGTTTATCTTTTAACTCGAAGCTCCCCAATGTTTACTCTGGACTACAGATGAAGGAAACAATAGCACCTTGTACTGATACCCGCCTACAGGAAAAAGTACCGTTAATTCATTATCAGGTGGCAATGTCCCAACCAGAAACTCATCTGTTTGAGGTGACTCTGCGTCTTGGGGGCTACAATGCCTCAACACTCGATTTAAAAATGCCGGTGTGGACTCCTGGCTCCTACTTAGTGCGGGAATATGCCAAGCATCTACAGGATTTTGCTGCTTTTGCCAACAAAAAACCTTTAACTTGGCGAAAAATCAGTAAAAATCATTGGCAGGTAGAGACAGGTGATGTTTCAGAAGTAACTGTCAAATACCGTATTTTTGCGAATGAACTAACCGTGCGGACAAATCATCTAGATGCAACCCACGGCTATTTTAATGGCGCAGCGCTGTTTTTTAGACTACCAGGATTTGATAGACAACCGATTTACGTTACAATTATTCCGCCACATCCAGAATGGCAGGTTACTACAGCCTTACCAGCAGTCCCAGAACAAGCTAATACTTTCTTTGCTTCGGATTTTGACACTCTTGTAGATAGTCCCTTTGAAATTGGCTCTCATCAACTGTATCACTTTGATGTGTTGGGCAAGCCTCATGAATTGGCAATCTGGGGACGTGGAAATTTTCGAGTGCAACAGATAATCGCCGATATCAAAAAAATCGTCGAAGTCGAAGCACGGATGTTTGGCGGTTTGCCTTATGAGAAATACGTGTTTATGTTGCACTTATTTGCCCAAGCTTACGGAGGTTTGGAGCATAAGAACAGTTGCTCTTTGATTTATCAGCGTTTTGGATTTCGCGATCGCGATAAGTATGATCGCTTTATACAGTTGGTAGCGCACGAATTTTTCCACCTGTGGAATGTCAAGCGCATTCGACCTCAAGAACTAGAAGTTTTTGACTACGATCAGGAAAACTATACTTCTTGTCTGTGGTTCTGTGAGGGAACAACAAGTTACTACGACTTGCTAATTCCTTTGCGGGCAGGCATTTATGATGTTAAATCATTCTTAAATAATTGGGGTAAAGAAGTTAGTAGATATTTGACGACACCAGGACGTAAGGTACAAGCTCTTTCTGAGTCAAGTTTTGATGCTTGGATTAAGTTGTACCGTCAGGACGCCAATAGTGGAAATTCTCAAATGTCCTACTATTTAAAAGGGGAAATGGTGTCATTATTGCTGGATTTGCTCATTCGTTCTCGTTATGATAACCAGCGATCACTTGATGATGTCATGCTCAAGATGTGGCAAAAATTTGGCAGAGACGAAATCGGCTATACTCCCCAACAGCTACAGCAGGTAATTGAGTCTGTGGCAGGAATAGATTTATCTGATTTCTTTAAACGCTACATTGATGGTACTGAGGAACTGCCTTTTAATCAGTACTTGGAACCCTTCGGTTTGCAAATAGTAGCAGAAACAGAACAAGAACCTTACCTGGGCATAAGAGTAAGCAGCGAACATGGAAGAGAGGTGATTAAATTTGTTGAGGCGGGTTCACCTGCACAACTAGCTGGAATTGATGCTGGTGATGAATTGTTAGCAATTGATGGTGTGAAGGTGAGTGCAAGTCACTTAAGCGATCGCCTCAAAGACTACCAACCCAATGACACAATTTCGGTTGCGGTTTTCCATCACGAGGAACTCCGTATCTATCCAGTCACCTTGGCTTTCCCCCGCGCCAGCAAATATCAAGTCCAAACTGTAGATAATCCGTCTGATATTCAGATACATAACTTTAGTGGATGGTTGGGTGCATCTTTGATAAGTATGCGATAACAGAATAATACTTATAGGCAATCGGCAAATCGGCACATGGCCGTTCGCTGATTGCAATGACTAGTTCATGACAAAATATATGGTAAGCACCAAGTACCTATTCTAGGAAAAACGACTATTAAGAGTATGTTATTGAAGTAAATAAAAATACACTTAAAATCTCTGGAATCAAGTTCAGATAGATTGAATTGATATACCGGAGTTAATCGGTGTGTTTATATGCGCTTGCCTATTATTGTTAGTGTGGCATTACTCACCTCTGTGAGTTTGAGTACTCCTGTTATGTCTCAACTGCCTGTACAGGTGGTACAATTACCAGCGATCGCTAACTTAAATTTTGACCAATTAATTATCAATCGCCGTTTGTGGAATCAGCAAAATATTTACAGCTATCGCTATACACTTAGTAGGAGTTGTTTTTGTATACCCGAAGCTAGAGGCCCAGTAGTCATTGAAGTACGTAACGGCATAGCGACTTCCATCACTTCTGTAGATACTGGTATGCCAGTTAATCGAGAATATTTTCAAAAATACGATACAATCCCCCAGCTTTTTGTTTTAATCAGAGATGCGATCGCCCGTGGAGCATCAAACCTGAGTGTACAGTACGATCCTATACTCGGTTATCCAACCCAAATTAATATTGATTACGACAGTCAAATAGCCGATGAAGAAGAATATCTCACTATTGAGAGTTTTGAAAAGATAAACTAAATCAAGTCTCTCAAACTTGTTTGGTTAAAAAGACAATTACATAATTTTTTTAGAGCGATCGCATTCTTAATTTTTCAATTTTTCAAATCCCCGACTTCTTTATAGAAGTCGGGAATCTATAGTATCTTATAATTTGCGTCGTGGAATATTAGGATATCTAGAAAAACTAAAAGGCTGTAGGGATAAATATAAAATTCGTGTAGCTGACTATCGAATTGAGATTACAGTTAATAACGAAACACAAACATTAGTTTGCGAAAACATTGCTCATCCAAAGACATTTACAGAATTTTTCCTTGAAGTGCATACTGCAAAGTACAGTTGTAGGCGATCGCACTCTTAATTTTCTTAATCTCTTAGCAAAGCACTAGTTTCCACACTTCGGTGTTTTAGAACTTTAGTTCAGAATAATAATGGACGATCACCTACGTACTCTAAACAAATTTAATGCTTCCTTAAAAGGAAAGATTTGCTATTAATGTCTTCACAGTTTATCTGCACCATACAATTTCTTCCTTGTGCTTTTGCTTGGTATAGCCCGCGATCGGCAGCAGCAATTAAATTTGCGGGAGATGATTGAATATCAGGAGTAATAGTTGCTACACCAAGACTTAAAGTGATAAATTCATCTACTTGAGAATTTGGATGAGGCAATTTTAAGGCACTAACATTGTTCTGAATCTCGTTTGCAACTATCATAGCCCCTTGCGCATCAGTATTCGGTAAAATGACTGCAAACTCTTCTCCTCCGTACCGAGCAACTAAATCAGCCGGGCGTTTAACTGTCTCTATTGCCTTAGCAACATATCTGAGTGCATCATCTCCTGCTAGATGTCCATGGGTATCGTTGTAAAGCTTAAAGCAATCGACATCACACAAAATCAAAGATAACGGGGCTTGCTCGCGTGTCAACCTTTCCCACTCTGCCTTTAGCGTATCATCAAAGCAGCGTCGATTTGCCACTAAAGTCAGACCATCCGAAGAGGCAAGACGCTGTAGTTCCTGGTTTGCTTTTTGTAATTGATGGTAAAGTTCCGATTGGTGAATAGCGATCGCAGCTTGACTTGCTAGCTGGTTAAATAAATTAATCTCCGATTGCTGCCATTTTCTAGAATTATGGCATTGGTGAGCGATCAATAGTCCCCACAAACGCTCTTGCTGCAAGATAGGCACAATTAGATTTGCCCGGATTTGCAGACTCCGCAGTAGATTAAGGTGACACGGTAACAATCCCGCAGTTTCTACGTCTTCAATTGCTCTAGTGTTACCTTGTTGATAGTAAGCTGCGTGGGTAGATTGAAAGCACGTGTCCATCACATGAAATCCCAGAATGGACATACACCCCTCAGCTACAGATTCTACAGCGACTAACCCACTCCAGTCAGGCTCAAACTGATAGATTATTACTCGATCTACCTCGAACAGTTGTCGCACCTCGGCTGCTGTGGTTTGCAAGATCTCGTTTAATTCTAACGAGCATCGAATATGCTGCGTCACGGCGGCAACAACTCGCTCAGACTCGCTTTGATGTTGAATCGGCAGCTCAACCAGTTGACAACATGGTGCTACAGTTAATGTATTAGTCTTAAAGTAAGGGGTTACAGTGACAGGTATTGCACTAGGTTTAGCAATCAAATAGCCTTGAGCGAAATCTGCGCCTCTTGCTTGCAGCCAATTCAGTTCCTCAATGCACTCAATTCCTTCAGCAACAGTCTGAATATTTAAGTTTTGAGCAATCTCAAGAAGCTTCTCGGTAATTGAAGCTTTGTACAAATCTTGATGCACATCTCGAATTAACCCCATGTCCAGCTTAATAAAGTCTGGACGTAACTGATGTAACAAATTTAAACCGGAATAGCCAGAACCAAGATCGTCAAGAGCTACCAAAAAACCAGCATCACGGTAGTATTGCAGTACTGCTTTAAGATGATCTAAATCTTGAGGATTGTCTGACTCTACGACTTCAAAAACAACTTGTTCATGGGAAATACCTGCTCGATCAATTGCCTCTACCGTAGTGCGTAGGCAAGAAACGGGATCATAAAGCGCCGTGGGTGCAAAATTGATAAAGATTTGCCCTCTGACTTGGTGGCGACTAAATTGAGCGATCGCGCTGAGGCGAGCAACTCGATCTAGTTGTGGCAAAAGCCCAGCTTCGCTTGCTAACTCTAGGATAGGCCCAGGCGGCACTAAATTGCCTTGTTCATCAAACCCCCGCAGCAGCGATTCATATCCATAAATTTGAGATGTATCCTTGATGGAAACAATTGGTTGAAAGTGACTAGTAAATCTTTCCCTTGTCAGCATTTCGACTAGCCAATTCGATTGACTGAATTTAATGAAGCGTTGCAATGAAGCGATGTCACTAAAATCCTGAAGTTGAGGTTGGATAGCACCTCGAATAAAAAGAACTTGTGTCTCTCTTAATTCCCTCGGTGTAAGTAGTTGAGCTAAGTCGCGGGCAATTTCTTGAGTTTGTCCTGGTTTACAATCTAAACTCAGACCTGGTCGTTCTAGCATTAGTTCATACTCAAGGGAAAACTGTTCCAAGTAGGAGATGACTTTTTTCAAGGTATGTACAACAGGAAACCAAAGGAAAATTCTGCCTGCTTCCTGAGTGTGGCAGCGTGCAACGTTGCGACAAATACAAGTTTTGGCAATAGGACATATTTGGCTCATAAGTAACTATCTTGCTCAACCCGATTTAATTTAGTATTCCCATCAGTTTCCCTATAAGAAATAAACTGTACTGCAATTACGCATAAAGATTTGATGAGTTGGCAAAGTAAATATTTTCACTGATTGTGTGAGATACTCTTGACTTTTTATAACTAAGGAAAAACTTCCTACATAATTTTTATAATTCTGTAGTTGATGTGATTGTTCAAAATAGTTGGTTATGGGAAAAAATCAATACTCACTTTACCCGATATTCAAAAATAGAGTGGAAATGGTCGCTTAATATTGATATTTCTATGTAATTATCGGGTTATATCCCACCTAAAATTGCAGCATATGCAGAGGCAGTCACAAAACAACTATGAACATAGCCAGCCAGAAAATTTACTCAGGCACGACGCAGATTTTTTTCAAGCTTTGAGCGTTTGTTGTCCAATAGGTATTTTTTCAACTGATAATCAAGGCCGCTGTACTTATATTAATCCAATTGCTCAAATGATATGCGGCTTTGAAGTTGAAGAAATTTTGGGGGAAAGCTGGGTGCAGTTTCTTCACCCTGAGCAACGGGAATCTGTCATGGCTGCGTGGCTGGAGCGGGTGTTTATTGAAGGTGAGTTTTGTGGTGAATGCTGCTTTCAGAATTTAGATGGGGCAATTCGGTGGGTACAAGTGAAATCCTCACAGTTGCGCGATCGCCAAGGAAACCTCATTGGTTCAGTAAACACAGTTGAAGATATGAGTGAGTGTCAAACTGCACTCTCAGAATGTAAGCAAGATCAGGAAAAGCAATTTCAAGAGCAAGCAAATATTCTGGAGGCTATCCTCTCAGCATCAGTAGATCACATCTATATTTTTGATCGCGCTGGTCGTTATCGCTATGTGAGTGCAGGTGGAGCCGCCGTGCTGGGTTTGTCCTCACAAGACTTTGTAGGCAAAATCTGGCAAGAATTAAATTTTCCTGTTGATATTACTGTGACAATGGAGGAGTTAGATACCCATAGACAAACGGTAATTGCAACTGGGCAGCCGCTTCGGAGTGAAACTGCTTATCTTGGAATCGATGGTATGCGTTACTACGAATATATCTTCACTCCATTTCAACCTCCAAATCAAGGTATTGAAGGCGCGATCGCCATTTCTCGCGATATCACAGAGCGCAAACGAACAGAAGCAGCATTGCAACAGAGCGAGCAACGGTTGCGATTAGCACAACAGGCAGCCAATATCGGTACTTGGGAATGGAATTTACAAACAAATCAAGTATCCTGGTCAGAAGGGATTTGGCGTTTATTAGGATTGGAACCCAATTGCGAAGAGCCTGGTTTTAAGGCTTGGCTTGATTTTATCCACCCTGGCGATCGCGAACGGATCATGCAGAATGTAGAAGCAATATTTGCTCAGGGAGAGGACTATTATGATGAGTTTCGCATTATTCAAAAAGATGGCTCGCCTAGCTGGCTGGCTTCTATAGGACAAGTGATTCGCAATGCTCATGGACAGGTTGAGCGGTTTTTAGGCGTAAATATCGACATTAGCGAACGCAAATATGCCGAAGAAGCACTGGAAACAAATTTAGCGCAATTAGAAGCAGTAATTAATAGCATGACCGAAGGATTGGTAATCGCCGATCCGCAAGGCAACGTCCTCATGTTTAATCCAGCCGCATTAACTATGCATGGTTTCCAGTCTGTTGAAGAAGTGCGCCAACCTGTACAATTTTTTGCTAACCTATTCGAGGTACAAGAATTAGATGGTACTCCTGTAGCCTTGGTAGATTGGCCCCTTGCTCGCGCTTTAGCCGGTGAAGTATTTTCTAGACGGCGATTGTGGCTTCATCGCATAGATACAGGCAAGCGCTGGGTAGCTGAGTACGGAGGAACGCCTGTACGTAATAAGGCGGGTGATGTCATCTTGGCGATTGTAACTAGCAGTGATATAACCCTACAATATGAAGCCGAGGAAGCACTACGCTCAAGTGAGGAGCGCTTTCAAGCTTTCATGGCTCATAGTCCTGCCGCCGCCTGGATTACGGATGCAGATGGGCATATTCTTTACCTTAGCCCCACTTATTTCCGAATGTTCCAGTTTTCTGAAAAGGATGCGATCGGGAAAAGTGTTTTTGAGATTTATGATGCTGAATTTGCGCAACAATTTTTTGACAATATCAGGACTGTTGCCAGAACTAATCAAGTTTTAGAGACAATTGAGGCTGCACCTCGCCCGGATGGCACATTAGGAGAATTTCTTGTCTATAAGTTCCCGATCTTGAATTCATCTGGGCAAGCGATGGTGGGAGGAGTTGCCATAGATATCACTGAACAGCAAACTGCACTGCGCGATCGCAACAGGGCGCAACAGGAACGCGAACAACTCCTGATTCGGGAGCAAGCAGCACGAGTGGAAGCGGAAACTGCAACAGAGCAAATCGCCAAAATACTGGAAAGTATCACCGACGGCTTTATCGCCTTTGATCGCGAGTGGCGCTTTACCTACGTAAATCATGAAGGTACTCGAACACTGGGGCGTTCATCGCAACAATTGCTTGGCAAGAATGTCTGGGAAGAATTTCCAGAACTAGCAGAAACCAGTTTTGGTAAGTTGTACAAACGGGCAATTACAGAACAGCTACCCCTAGAACTAGAAGATTATTATCCACCTTTTGATGCTTGGTTTTCCGTGCGTGCTTACCCTTTCCCTGAAGGACTTGCGCTTTATTTCCACAATATTAGCGATCGCAAGCGAGCTGAAGTGGAACGGGAACAACTACTAGAGCGCGAACGAGTGGCTCGCGAAGCTGCTGAATCTGCCAATAGAGTTAAAGATGAATTTTTAGCTGTTCTTTCTCACGAGTTGCGAACTCCACTTAATCCTATTCTCGGTTGGACGAGACTGCTGCGAACTGGAAAAGTAGATCGACAAAAAACAGCGCTGGCTCTAGAAACTATCGAGCGCAATGTTAAACTGCAAACTCAACTGATCGGAGATTTGCTTGATGTCTCCCGAATTTTGCAAGGTAAGATGACCTTGAATGTGTGTCCGGTAGATTTAGCTGTGACGATTGAAGCAGCCAAAGAAACAGTACGTTTGGCAGCAGAGGCAAAGTCTATTCCAATTCAAACACAATTAGAGCCGACAACCAAACAAGTGATGGGCGATCCAAATCGGTTGCAACAAGTCGTGTGGAATCTGCTCATCAATGCAGTGAAATTTACTCCTACTGGTGGACAGGTTCATGTCCAGCTGAAGTATGTTGGTACAGAGGCACAAATTATAGTTAAGGATACAGGCAAGGGAATTAGCCCTGAGTTTCTGCCCTACGTGTTTGATACCTTCCGACAAGCTGATGGTACAGTCACGCGCAAATTTGGTGGCTTAGGATTGGGATTGGCAATTGTCCGCCATATTGTCGAAATGCACGGCGGCTCTGTCTGTGCAGAAAGCCCTGGAGAAGAACATGGAGCAACATTTACAGTCAGGTTACCACTAATAAGTACAACTGTACAGTCAAACCAAAACGATACTGTGTTGGATGATTTACCCAGTTTGAGTGGAGTGCAAATCTTAGTTGTAGACGATGAACTTGATTCGCGCGAGCTAATTAGCTTTATCTTGTCAACTGCTGGCGCACAAGTCACTATAGCCGCATCAGCACAGGAAGCATTGGAGATATTGAAAAAGTCACGATTTGACATTGCCGTCTGTGACATCGCCATGCCCGAAGTAAAT is a genomic window of Chlorogloeopsis sp. ULAP01 containing:
- a CDS encoding Crp/Fnr family transcriptional regulator, with amino-acid sequence MYTEVFSELFPLMSTANPQTLEWLLSIAVEHEYPTGRAVLMEDAWGNAVYFVVSGWVKVRRTVGEGSVALAILSRGDFFGEMAILDESPRSTDVIALSPVKLLSVAREKFIQILFKDPQLHHRMLQLMVRRLRHANVRLQMRSSPPAVKLAHTLVSLGENYAHQTAKGKEIFHIPFKDLADVTEIGVEETTKIMEKLHEKGWIKIDTVNQAIFLVNFRQLMNLAGKV
- a CDS encoding M61 family metallopeptidase; this encodes MKETIAPCTDTRLQEKVPLIHYQVAMSQPETHLFEVTLRLGGYNASTLDLKMPVWTPGSYLVREYAKHLQDFAAFANKKPLTWRKISKNHWQVETGDVSEVTVKYRIFANELTVRTNHLDATHGYFNGAALFFRLPGFDRQPIYVTIIPPHPEWQVTTALPAVPEQANTFFASDFDTLVDSPFEIGSHQLYHFDVLGKPHELAIWGRGNFRVQQIIADIKKIVEVEARMFGGLPYEKYVFMLHLFAQAYGGLEHKNSCSLIYQRFGFRDRDKYDRFIQLVAHEFFHLWNVKRIRPQELEVFDYDQENYTSCLWFCEGTTSYYDLLIPLRAGIYDVKSFLNNWGKEVSRYLTTPGRKVQALSESSFDAWIKLYRQDANSGNSQMSYYLKGEMVSLLLDLLIRSRYDNQRSLDDVMLKMWQKFGRDEIGYTPQQLQQVIESVAGIDLSDFFKRYIDGTEELPFNQYLEPFGLQIVAETEQEPYLGIRVSSEHGREVIKFVEAGSPAQLAGIDAGDELLAIDGVKVSASHLSDRLKDYQPNDTISVAVFHHEELRIYPVTLAFPRASKYQVQTVDNPSDIQIHNFSGWLGASLISMR
- a CDS encoding DUF6174 domain-containing protein, encoding MRLPIIVSVALLTSVSLSTPVMSQLPVQVVQLPAIANLNFDQLIINRRLWNQQNIYSYRYTLSRSCFCIPEARGPVVIEVRNGIATSITSVDTGMPVNREYFQKYDTIPQLFVLIRDAIARGASNLSVQYDPILGYPTQINIDYDSQIADEEEYLTIESFEKIN
- a CDS encoding EAL domain-containing protein, whose translation is MSQICPIAKTCICRNVARCHTQEAGRIFLWFPVVHTLKKVISYLEQFSLEYELMLERPGLSLDCKPGQTQEIARDLAQLLTPRELRETQVLFIRGAIQPQLQDFSDIASLQRFIKFSQSNWLVEMLTRERFTSHFQPIVSIKDTSQIYGYESLLRGFDEQGNLVPPGPILELASEAGLLPQLDRVARLSAIAQFSRHQVRGQIFINFAPTALYDPVSCLRTTVEAIDRAGISHEQVVFEVVESDNPQDLDHLKAVLQYYRDAGFLVALDDLGSGYSGLNLLHQLRPDFIKLDMGLIRDVHQDLYKASITEKLLEIAQNLNIQTVAEGIECIEELNWLQARGADFAQGYLIAKPSAIPVTVTPYFKTNTLTVAPCCQLVELPIQHQSESERVVAAVTQHIRCSLELNEILQTTAAEVRQLFEVDRVIIYQFEPDWSGLVAVESVAEGCMSILGFHVMDTCFQSTHAAYYQQGNTRAIEDVETAGLLPCHLNLLRSLQIRANLIVPILQQERLWGLLIAHQCHNSRKWQQSEINLFNQLASQAAIAIHQSELYHQLQKANQELQRLASSDGLTLVANRRCFDDTLKAEWERLTREQAPLSLILCDVDCFKLYNDTHGHLAGDDALRYVAKAIETVKRPADLVARYGGEEFAVILPNTDAQGAMIVANEIQNNVSALKLPHPNSQVDEFITLSLGVATITPDIQSSPANLIAAADRGLYQAKAQGRNCMVQINCEDINSKSFLLRKH
- a CDS encoding PAS domain S-box protein produces the protein MQRQSQNNYEHSQPENLLRHDADFFQALSVCCPIGIFSTDNQGRCTYINPIAQMICGFEVEEILGESWVQFLHPEQRESVMAAWLERVFIEGEFCGECCFQNLDGAIRWVQVKSSQLRDRQGNLIGSVNTVEDMSECQTALSECKQDQEKQFQEQANILEAILSASVDHIYIFDRAGRYRYVSAGGAAVLGLSSQDFVGKIWQELNFPVDITVTMEELDTHRQTVIATGQPLRSETAYLGIDGMRYYEYIFTPFQPPNQGIEGAIAISRDITERKRTEAALQQSEQRLRLAQQAANIGTWEWNLQTNQVSWSEGIWRLLGLEPNCEEPGFKAWLDFIHPGDRERIMQNVEAIFAQGEDYYDEFRIIQKDGSPSWLASIGQVIRNAHGQVERFLGVNIDISERKYAEEALETNLAQLEAVINSMTEGLVIADPQGNVLMFNPAALTMHGFQSVEEVRQPVQFFANLFEVQELDGTPVALVDWPLARALAGEVFSRRRLWLHRIDTGKRWVAEYGGTPVRNKAGDVILAIVTSSDITLQYEAEEALRSSEERFQAFMAHSPAAAWITDADGHILYLSPTYFRMFQFSEKDAIGKSVFEIYDAEFAQQFFDNIRTVARTNQVLETIEAAPRPDGTLGEFLVYKFPILNSSGQAMVGGVAIDITEQQTALRDRNRAQQEREQLLIREQAARVEAETATEQIAKILESITDGFIAFDREWRFTYVNHEGTRTLGRSSQQLLGKNVWEEFPELAETSFGKLYKRAITEQLPLELEDYYPPFDAWFSVRAYPFPEGLALYFHNISDRKRAEVEREQLLERERVAREAAESANRVKDEFLAVLSHELRTPLNPILGWTRLLRTGKVDRQKTALALETIERNVKLQTQLIGDLLDVSRILQGKMTLNVCPVDLAVTIEAAKETVRLAAEAKSIPIQTQLEPTTKQVMGDPNRLQQVVWNLLINAVKFTPTGGQVHVQLKYVGTEAQIIVKDTGKGISPEFLPYVFDTFRQADGTVTRKFGGLGLGLAIVRHIVEMHGGSVCAESPGEEHGATFTVRLPLISTTVQSNQNDTVLDDLPSLSGVQILVVDDELDSRELISFILSTAGAQVTIAASAQEALEILKKSRFDIAVCDIAMPEVNGYMLIQQVRTWTVEQGGQIPAIALTAYAGELNRQQAIAAGFQQHISKPLEPEELIEAIALLLNIAVSSSYTGGTQ